GTATAGGAATGTTTGCAAGTGGTCAGCATACTATTCAAGAAGGATATGCCGCTTCAAAATTATTTAAAGCTGGTTTTAGAAGCAATAATATAGACCCAAATGCTAGACATTGTATGGCAAGTGCTGTTATTGGTTTTATGCAAACATTTGGTATTGATGAGCCTGCAGGTTGCTATGATGATATTGAACTTACAGATACTATTATTTGTTGGGGTTCAAATATGGCTGAAATGCACCCAATTTTATGGAGCCGTGTAAGTGATAGAAAATTAAGAGACCCTGAAAAAGTAAAAATTGTAAATCTTTCAACCTATACAACAAGAACTAGCGACATTGCTGATATGGAACTTATATTTACTCCAAGTTCTGATATTGCAATATTAAATTATATTGCTAGAGAAATTGTATATAACAATCCAAAAGCAATTGATTGGGAATTTGTAAAAAATCATTGTGTATTTACAACAGGATTTGCTGATATTGGATATGGAATGAGAAATAATCCAAATCATCCAAGCTTTAGCGAAGCTGAAAAAGATACCGTAGCTAAAGAAAATGCAATCACTTTAGATAAAGATGAAGCAATAGCATTAAGTCATTTAGGTGTAAAAGATGGCGAAAAATTTGAAATGAAACATCAAGCTCAAGCAGCACTTAACTGGCAAATTCAATTTGAAGATTTCAAAAAAGCACTTGAACCTTATACATTAGATTATGTTGCAAGCGTAGCTAAAGGAAATCCTGATGAAGATATAGAAGAATTTAAGAAAAAATTAAAAGCATTAGCTGATTTATATATTGAAAAAAGCAGAAAGGTAGTAAGCTTTTGGACTATGGGCTTTAACCAACATACTCGTGGTAGTTGGGTAAATGAACTTGCATACACTGTGCATTTATTAGTAGGAAAACAAGCAAAACCAGGTGATGGAGCATTCTCTTTAACAGGTCAGCCAAGTGCTTGTGGAACAGCAAGAGAAGTTGGAACTTTCGCACACCGCTTACCTGCTGATTGGGTTGTAGCAAATCCTAAACATAGAGCTAAAAGTGAAGAACTTTGGAAAGTTCCTGAAGGAACAATTAATGGTGTTCAAGGAAATCACTTTATGCAAATGATGAGAAATCTTGAAGATGGAAAACAAAAATTCGCATGGGTTATGGTAAATAATCCTTGGCAAAATACTGCAAATGCAAATCACTGGATAAAAGCTGCTAGAGAAAAAGATAATTTTATAGTAGTAAGTGATTGCTATCCTGGAATTAGTGCAAAAGTTGCGGATTTAATTTTACCTACAGCTATGATTTATGAAAAATGGGGAGCTTACGGAAACGCAGAAAGAAGAACTCAACATTGGAGACAACAAGTATTGCCAGTTGGCGAAGCTATGAGTGATTTATGGCAATTATTAGAGCTTAGCAAACGCTTTAAATTAAGCGAAGTTTGGAATGAAGTAAAAATTGATGAAAAGACAACATTACCAAGCGTATTAGAAAAAGCTAAAGAAATGGGATATAAAGAAGATGATACTTTATATGATGTTTTATTTGCTAATAAAGAATGTAAAGAAATTTCATTAGATGATAGTGAAAGCTTAAAAGATTGGTTAAATAGCGAAGTTAAAGGCGATAGTAGAAATGTAAAAGGTAGTGATGGCACTGTATTTAAAGGCTATAATTTCTTTATTCAAAAATATTTATGGGAAGAATATAGAAAATTCGGAGCTGGTCACGGACACGATTTAGCTAGTTTTGAAACTTATCATAAGGTAAGGGGCTTAAGATGGCCTGTTGTTGATGGTAAAGAAACTCAATGGAGATTTAATACAAAATACGATGTATATGCTAAAAAAGCAAACCCTGAAGGTGATTTTGCATTCTATGGGGATTTTGATAAATCAATTAAAAGTGGTGATTTAGCAAAACCAACAAGTGAAGAAGCAACAGCAATTACAAATAAAGCTAAGATTTTCTTTAGACCATTTATGAAAGCACCTGAAAGACCATCTGAAGAATATCCATTCTGGTTATGCACTGGTAGGGTTTTAGAGCATTGGCATAGTGGAACAATGACAATGAGAGTTCCTGAATTATTCCGTGCAGTTCCTGAAGCTATGTGCTATATTCATCCAGAAGATGCTAAAGCTTTAGGAGTTGAGCAAAGAGAATTAGTATGGATAGAATCTCGCCGTGGAAAAGTTAAAGCTCGTATTGATATGCGTGGAAGAAATAAACCACCAAGAGGTCTTGTTTATGTTCCTTGGTTTGATGAGAATGTTTATATTAATAAAGTTACATTAGATGCAACTTGTCCAATTTCAAAACAAACTGATTTTAAAAAGTGTGCAGTAAAAATAACTAAGGCGTAATATTTATGAGAAGGCAATTTTTTACAAATACTATAAAGATTTTAGCAGTTGGTGTTGGAACTTTTAGCATATTCAAACTAAACGATACACCAAAAAGTGAAAGCAAAATTGAACTTAAAAAGAGTTTTTTTCTACGCCCACCAGGAGTTGTTAGTGAAAAACATTTTTTGGCTAATTGCATTCGTTGTGCTAAATGTGTAAAAGCTTGCCCTTATAATACTTTAAGTTTAGCTAAGATAGGGGAATTTGCTAGTTTAGGAACTCCTAAATTTAGTGCAAATGAAATTCCTTGCTATTTATGCGATGATTTGCCTTGTATTAAGGCTTGTCCGACAGATGCGCTAGATAAAAGTATTAATAAAATTTCTTTAGTAAATATTGGTCGTGCAATAGTAGATGAAAGCTCTTGTGTAGCTCATTTTGGAATTCAATGTGATGCTTGCTATAGGGCGTGTCCTTTTATAGATAAAGCTTTAAAGCTTGAATATAAAAGAAATGAGCGAACTAAAAAACATGCAATGTTAGTGCCTAAGGTTGATTATGATTATTGTGTGGGTTGTGGTTTATGTGAAAAAGTTTGTATTACTAAAAAGCCAGCTATTGTTATTTTGCCTACTAGTTTTATATTGGGTGAGAGAAATGATAATTATGTTAAAGGTTGGGTTAGTGGTGATGATGAAAGATTAAAACACATAGATACTAGCAAAAAACACGATGAGAAAAAAGCTATAAATTACCTAAATGATGGAGAATTTTAATGAAGATATTAAAAAATAAATATTTGATTTTAAGAAGATTTATCCAATTAGGACTTTTAGCTTTATTTGTATTACCTAGTGCTGATTTTATTTTAAAAGGAAATCTTAGCTCTTCGCTATTATTTAATAGTATTAGCTTAAGCGACCCTTTTGCGTATTTGCAAATATTTTTAGCAACTTTTACTCTTAATGTGGGATTATTTATATCTGCATTTTTAGTTTTTATTATTTATGCTTTGTTTTTGGGTCGTGCATTTTGTTCTTTTGTTTGTCCTGTTAATTTGATTACAAATTTAGCAGATTTTATCAAGCAAAACACAAGTTTTAAAAGCTCTAAGCTGACTAATTTTAAACAAAACACTAGATATTTTATATTATTTAGTATTTTGATTTTGTGTTTGATAGCAAATGAGCCAATAT
This genomic interval from Campylobacter sp. MG1 contains the following:
- the napA gene encoding periplasmic nitrate reductase subunit alpha, with the translated sequence MQRRDFLKSTAVASAAACINPTIALAKDETSEWTWDKAVCRFCGTGCGIMVATKNGKIVATKGDPEAPVNRGLNCIKGYFNAKIMYGEDRLVTPLLRVNAKGEFDKNGKFAPVSWKRAFDEMEKHMKKALKEQGVNGIGMFASGQHTIQEGYAASKLFKAGFRSNNIDPNARHCMASAVIGFMQTFGIDEPAGCYDDIELTDTIICWGSNMAEMHPILWSRVSDRKLRDPEKVKIVNLSTYTTRTSDIADMELIFTPSSDIAILNYIAREIVYNNPKAIDWEFVKNHCVFTTGFADIGYGMRNNPNHPSFSEAEKDTVAKENAITLDKDEAIALSHLGVKDGEKFEMKHQAQAALNWQIQFEDFKKALEPYTLDYVASVAKGNPDEDIEEFKKKLKALADLYIEKSRKVVSFWTMGFNQHTRGSWVNELAYTVHLLVGKQAKPGDGAFSLTGQPSACGTAREVGTFAHRLPADWVVANPKHRAKSEELWKVPEGTINGVQGNHFMQMMRNLEDGKQKFAWVMVNNPWQNTANANHWIKAAREKDNFIVVSDCYPGISAKVADLILPTAMIYEKWGAYGNAERRTQHWRQQVLPVGEAMSDLWQLLELSKRFKLSEVWNEVKIDEKTTLPSVLEKAKEMGYKEDDTLYDVLFANKECKEISLDDSESLKDWLNSEVKGDSRNVKGSDGTVFKGYNFFIQKYLWEEYRKFGAGHGHDLASFETYHKVRGLRWPVVDGKETQWRFNTKYDVYAKKANPEGDFAFYGDFDKSIKSGDLAKPTSEEATAITNKAKIFFRPFMKAPERPSEEYPFWLCTGRVLEHWHSGTMTMRVPELFRAVPEAMCYIHPEDAKALGVEQRELVWIESRRGKVKARIDMRGRNKPPRGLVYVPWFDENVYINKVTLDATCPISKQTDFKKCAVKITKA
- the napG gene encoding ferredoxin-type protein NapG, with protein sequence MRRQFFTNTIKILAVGVGTFSIFKLNDTPKSESKIELKKSFFLRPPGVVSEKHFLANCIRCAKCVKACPYNTLSLAKIGEFASLGTPKFSANEIPCYLCDDLPCIKACPTDALDKSINKISLVNIGRAIVDESSCVAHFGIQCDACYRACPFIDKALKLEYKRNERTKKHAMLVPKVDYDYCVGCGLCEKVCITKKPAIVILPTSFILGERNDNYVKGWVSGDDERLKHIDTSKKHDEKKAINYLNDGEF
- the napH gene encoding quinol dehydrogenase ferredoxin subunit NapH: MKILKNKYLILRRFIQLGLLALFVLPSADFILKGNLSSSLLFNSISLSDPFAYLQIFLATFTLNVGLFISAFLVFIIYALFLGRAFCSFVCPVNLITNLADFIKQNTSFKSSKLTNFKQNTRYFILFSILILCLIANEPIFEKYSHIGIITRGIIFMQTSAIFVAIIIFLLDLFVQRNLVCSHLCPLGAFYSLISKFAMLKVSYDLNKCTKCMKCKMICPEAQVLSLITKYSGNVSNSECIKCARCIEVCDDDALNFNLINFLKGKK